The proteins below come from a single Fastidiosipila sanguinis genomic window:
- a CDS encoding YiiX/YebB-like N1pC/P60 family cysteine hydrolase, with translation MKKIKKAMALFVALLLGLFSFENVVSAAQEDEIFTAEQIDSWETEFNESAYSEEPIGDFKNNSVMTYSSYGSWTWRDGVICITDSYASSPLFNNGHAGIVGVAPNYYCVVEANPGSGVKNVWGNWSYKYKDKTVWQVGVTSTTVEQDQAAAEWATKQVGKPYNGSFLNKTKTDSFYCSQLVWAAYKYTAGVDLDTWRYASAVHPFELYLSDKTTLIYRNK, from the coding sequence AAAGGCTATGGCTTTATTCGTTGCTTTATTGTTAGGGTTATTCTCTTTTGAAAACGTGGTATCGGCAGCTCAGGAAGATGAGATTTTTACAGCCGAACAGATAGACTCTTGGGAAACTGAATTTAATGAATCAGCATATTCCGAAGAACCTATTGGAGACTTTAAAAATAACTCAGTAATGACATATTCATCATACGGCTCTTGGACATGGAGAGATGGAGTAATTTGTATAACCGATTCGTACGCTTCTAGCCCTTTATTTAATAATGGACATGCTGGTATAGTGGGAGTGGCACCAAATTACTACTGCGTAGTTGAGGCTAACCCAGGTTCAGGTGTGAAAAATGTTTGGGGAAATTGGAGTTATAAGTACAAAGATAAGACTGTATGGCAAGTTGGTGTAACCAGTACTACAGTCGAGCAAGATCAAGCAGCAGCTGAATGGGCAACAAAGCAAGTAGGAAAACCTTATAATGGATCATTCTTAAATAAGACTAAAACAGATTCTTTCTACTGTTCTCAACTAGTCTGGGCTGCGTATAAGTATACTGCAGGAGTTGACTTGGACACCTGGAGGTATGCTTCAGCTGTGCATCCGTTTGAATTGTACTTGAGTGATAAAACAACGCTTATTTATAGAAATAAGTAA
- a CDS encoding TetR/AcrR family transcriptional regulator C-terminal domain-containing protein, with the protein MRNEINSYNTKLLLANTLKELLKRKPFAKVTVTEIIKLSEVNRNTFYYHFEDIYDLLLWFLNQEAINKVRNYDSIDDINDAINFTLDYIDENRKFLKNIINSVGEHDLKRFLSKDFLEIIGNYIRLAEKEMKIDIDEDYRNFLTTYITEAIAGILIELIYKKGPAPHDKINYFIQVTSKNAIIASLKAYEK; encoded by the coding sequence ATGAGAAACGAAATAAATTCCTACAACACTAAGCTTTTACTTGCTAATACACTGAAAGAACTTCTAAAACGTAAACCCTTTGCAAAAGTTACAGTCACAGAAATTATAAAGTTAAGCGAGGTAAACAGAAATACTTTTTACTACCACTTCGAGGATATCTACGATCTATTGCTCTGGTTTTTAAATCAAGAAGCTATAAACAAGGTCCGTAATTATGATTCAATAGACGATATCAATGATGCCATTAATTTCACCTTGGATTACATTGATGAAAACCGTAAGTTTTTGAAAAATATTATTAATTCCGTGGGTGAGCATGATCTAAAAAGATTTTTATCTAAAGATTTTTTGGAAATAATTGGAAACTATATTCGCCTTGCCGAAAAGGAGATGAAAATTGATATTGATGAAGATTACAGAAATTTTCTTACAACTTACATAACCGAAGCTATTGCAGGAATTCTCATCGAACTAATCTATAAAAAAGGCCCTGCACCACACGATAAAATTAACTACTTTATCCAAGTCACGTCAAAGAATGCTATTATTGCGTCTTTAAAGGCATATGAAAAGTAG
- a CDS encoding ABC transporter ATP-binding protein, whose protein sequence is MSYIEMKNSYKIYNEGKHNEIVANRDVSFEIEKGELAIILGNSGAGKSTILNLLGGMDANTKGSIIIDGKEISNYSKKELTDYRRSDVGFVFQFYNLVQNLTSKENVELASDIVNDSLDPEEVLKSVGLEKRINNFPAELSGGEQQRVAIARAIAKNPKILLCDEPTGALDYETGKQVLKILQNMSRENNATVVIVTHNSAIAPIADRVIRVRNASVESIEINPKPANVMDIEW, encoded by the coding sequence ATGAGTTATATAGAAATGAAAAATTCTTACAAAATATATAACGAAGGCAAACATAATGAAATTGTTGCTAATCGTGATGTAAGTTTTGAAATCGAAAAAGGTGAACTAGCTATAATTCTTGGAAACTCAGGAGCCGGTAAATCAACAATTTTAAATCTCCTCGGTGGTATGGATGCTAATACTAAGGGTAGTATAATAATCGACGGTAAAGAAATTTCTAATTATAGCAAGAAGGAACTAACAGATTACAGAAGAAGTGATGTGGGATTCGTATTCCAATTTTATAACCTAGTGCAAAACCTTACTAGTAAGGAAAATGTTGAGCTTGCATCAGATATTGTAAATGATTCCTTGGACCCGGAAGAAGTTCTGAAAAGTGTTGGTCTTGAAAAAAGAATAAATAACTTCCCAGCAGAACTCTCAGGTGGAGAGCAACAGAGGGTAGCTATTGCTCGTGCCATTGCTAAGAATCCCAAAATTTTATTGTGCGATGAACCAACTGGTGCTCTTGACTATGAAACGGGCAAGCAAGTCCTCAAGATTTTACAAAACATGAGTCGTGAAAATAATGCAACTGTAGTTATTGTTACCCATAACTCAGCTATTGCACCGATTGCTGATAGGGTAATTAGAGTCCGTAATGCATCAGTTGAAAGTATTGAAATAAATCCCAAGCCAGCAAATGTCATGGATATAGAATGGTAA
- a CDS encoding FtsX-like permease family protein produces the protein MKNKNSLKKSIKRSFKSSTARFLSIFLLMMIGSFALLGLKVTGPNMRKTGEKYFDQANLTDVTVIASMGIDSNDKLQMDKASGIRQKEYGYLKDVSINETDTAIRVLSQPKEISKYNIKEGSDLKNETDILLSVNLKDKYKLGEHITFIEKPGIDDNYVLKNHTYRVAGFVDSAEYISYVNMGPSQAGDGNLRGFAYVMDENFDSDYFMIARLRYDDTANLDPYSDEYREKIESHIDELNRLLNGQGDNRLASIKSNIQAEIDEGQAKIDDAKNQITENKKKLDDAKIKIVDGKEQLGDADNKLKNARVSLDSGKSTLDQKWNELQAAETKLDDGKSALVDAKDQLNNAYAQIEQGENDLASAKQTLTNKENELTNGKQQFAAAKAQYEQKKAEADANNEKLKAAETEFKQKTAKVNELLNGISEVESNIEILQTEIEQINAALSNPEIGETDKENLTKELLAKQENLEALKQKLSELNLIKALVLPPETEAKLKASKKELENKRAELNTAYEKLAAAKTELEEKQADIVTAEEKLDAGRATISQKEAELKQAQTDYQEGKASYESNLNLYNQKLNIYNQGISDWNSGSEELIEKETEYQRNLDKYNENVIKLEVKEQEYKDGLKEFDKKSKEADEKIKDGEAKIKDAKELIVSLEKPVYNVYTRREALGSSGYSIYTTIAGIVDKLSKIFPVFLYFVAALVTLTTMTRFVDEERINSGTLKALGYQDKDVIKKFTIYGFIAGILGTIFGVTLGHTLFPLIVYNAYGKYFSIPKINLDFYLNLTVISLILSLISSVLPAYIVAKKQLDDKPNDLLLPKPPAKGSNILLERITPIWNRMGFIQKVTARNIFRYKKRMFMTIFGVAGAATLLFAGFSVQRSIARIETTQFGEIINYDLIVAYNNIQSDNDKEKIKDLLESEQVNKYTGIQYEKVTKIAGDFNDKQEIKLLVSDDSDRVNEFIDLRERKSGKQINLSNDGAIISERLADITGIKIGDELTVQDEHKNDIKVRITEIAEMYAGHFMFMSDEYYEKAFGEKYEENAEIVSLTDDSLDNVNNVSALLMEIDGVEGVVSNTLIENQTNIVVTALNKIMLLIIVVASLLAIVILYNLTNINVQERIRELSTIKVLGFHDKEVTMYIYRETIFLTLIGILSGYVLGDILFRYILRVVPPAEIMFNPTLTWISFAIPLGIIGIVTIFLGRYVFRKLKHVDMLEALKSVD, from the coding sequence ATGAAAAATAAGAATTCGCTTAAAAAAAGTATAAAAAGAAGTTTTAAGTCATCTACTGCTAGGTTTTTATCAATTTTCTTGCTAATGATGATAGGTTCTTTTGCCTTGCTTGGATTAAAAGTCACTGGACCTAATATGAGAAAAACTGGGGAGAAATATTTTGACCAAGCAAACCTTACAGATGTGACTGTCATTGCCTCCATGGGAATTGATAGTAATGACAAGCTACAAATGGATAAAGCAAGTGGGATAAGGCAGAAAGAATATGGCTATTTAAAAGACGTATCTATTAATGAAACTGACACGGCAATAAGGGTACTATCTCAACCTAAAGAAATTTCCAAATATAATATTAAAGAAGGGAGTGACTTGAAAAATGAAACAGACATTCTCCTTTCAGTAAATCTCAAAGATAAATACAAGCTTGGCGAGCACATTACATTTATTGAAAAACCTGGTATAGATGATAATTATGTGTTAAAAAATCACACTTATAGAGTAGCAGGCTTTGTTGATTCGGCAGAATATATTTCCTACGTGAACATGGGACCTTCCCAGGCTGGAGATGGTAATCTCAGAGGTTTCGCTTATGTAATGGATGAAAATTTTGACTCGGATTATTTCATGATAGCAAGACTGCGTTATGATGATACAGCTAATCTTGATCCATACTCTGATGAATATAGGGAAAAAATTGAGAGCCATATAGATGAACTTAATAGGCTATTAAATGGCCAAGGGGATAATAGACTCGCAAGTATAAAATCCAATATTCAAGCTGAAATTGATGAAGGTCAAGCAAAAATAGATGATGCCAAAAATCAAATTACAGAAAATAAAAAGAAGCTCGATGATGCAAAAATAAAAATAGTAGACGGTAAAGAGCAGCTCGGAGATGCTGACAACAAACTAAAAAATGCTAGGGTATCTCTAGATTCAGGTAAAAGTACTTTAGACCAGAAATGGAATGAGCTTCAAGCAGCAGAAACAAAATTAGATGATGGAAAATCTGCTTTAGTAGATGCGAAAGATCAGTTAAATAATGCTTATGCACAAATTGAGCAGGGTGAAAATGACTTAGCCAGTGCAAAGCAAACTTTAACTAATAAAGAAAATGAACTAACTAATGGTAAACAACAATTTGCTGCTGCAAAAGCTCAATATGAGCAGAAAAAAGCGGAGGCTGATGCTAATAATGAAAAGCTAAAGGCAGCTGAAACTGAATTCAAGCAAAAAACTGCTAAAGTAAATGAATTATTAAATGGAATTTCAGAGGTAGAAAGTAATATAGAGATCTTGCAAACTGAGATTGAACAGATTAATGCTGCGCTTTCGAATCCGGAAATTGGCGAGACCGATAAAGAAAACCTTACAAAAGAATTATTGGCAAAGCAAGAAAACTTAGAAGCTTTAAAGCAAAAACTAAGTGAATTAAATTTAATAAAAGCATTAGTATTACCACCAGAAACAGAAGCAAAATTAAAAGCTAGCAAGAAAGAACTAGAAAACAAACGTGCTGAGCTTAATACAGCTTATGAAAAATTAGCTGCAGCAAAAACAGAACTTGAGGAAAAACAAGCAGATATTGTAACAGCTGAGGAAAAACTTGATGCAGGTAGAGCTACTATAAGTCAAAAAGAAGCTGAACTAAAACAAGCGCAAACTGACTATCAAGAGGGAAAAGCTAGCTATGAATCAAATCTGAATCTTTATAATCAAAAATTAAATATCTACAATCAAGGTATTAGCGATTGGAATAGTGGTTCTGAAGAACTAATAGAAAAAGAAACAGAATATCAAAGAAATCTTGATAAATACAATGAAAATGTAATAAAGCTCGAAGTAAAAGAGCAAGAATACAAAGATGGTTTAAAAGAATTTGATAAGAAATCAAAAGAAGCAGATGAGAAAATCAAAGATGGTGAAGCAAAAATAAAAGATGCTAAGGAGTTAATAGTTTCACTGGAAAAACCAGTTTACAATGTTTATACCAGACGTGAAGCACTGGGTTCCTCAGGTTATAGCATCTACACAACGATTGCAGGTATAGTTGATAAGTTATCTAAGATCTTCCCAGTCTTTTTATATTTTGTAGCAGCCTTAGTAACACTTACTACAATGACAAGATTTGTAGACGAAGAGAGAATAAATTCTGGTACTTTAAAAGCTCTTGGTTATCAAGACAAAGACGTAATTAAGAAATTTACTATATATGGTTTCATAGCTGGAATTCTAGGAACTATTTTCGGAGTTACCCTTGGACACACGCTTTTCCCATTAATAGTGTATAACGCCTACGGAAAATACTTTAGTATTCCTAAGATAAATCTAGATTTCTATCTGAACCTTACAGTGATTTCACTAATACTTTCATTAATAAGTTCAGTGCTGCCAGCCTACATAGTTGCAAAGAAACAGCTAGATGATAAGCCAAATGATCTGCTTTTGCCAAAGCCACCAGCAAAGGGATCAAATATACTCTTGGAAAGAATCACTCCCATCTGGAATAGAATGGGTTTCATCCAAAAAGTAACTGCAAGAAATATATTTAGATATAAGAAAAGAATGTTTATGACCATTTTTGGGGTAGCAGGTGCAGCGACTTTGTTATTTGCAGGATTCAGTGTTCAAAGATCTATTGCTAGAATTGAAACAACCCAGTTTGGAGAAATTATTAATTATGATTTAATCGTAGCTTACAACAATATACAAAGCGATAATGATAAAGAAAAAATTAAAGATTTACTAGAAAGCGAACAGGTAAATAAGTACACAGGTATACAATACGAAAAGGTCACAAAGATTGCAGGGGATTTCAATGACAAGCAAGAAATCAAACTACTTGTAAGCGACGATTCAGATAGAGTAAATGAGTTTATAGACCTTAGAGAGAGAAAGTCTGGGAAACAAATAAATCTTTCTAATGACGGAGCTATAATTAGTGAGAGGCTTGCAGATATCACTGGAATAAAAATTGGAGACGAGCTTACTGTCCAAGATGAACATAAAAATGATATAAAAGTAAGAATTACAGAAATTGCAGAAATGTATGCAGGGCATTTCATGTTTATGTCGGATGAATATTACGAAAAAGCATTTGGCGAAAAATATGAAGAAAATGCTGAGATAGTTTCGTTAACTGATGATAGCCTTGATAATGTAAATAATGTATCTGCTTTATTAATGGAGATTGATGGAGTAGAGGGTGTGGTTTCAAATACTTTGATTGAAAATCAAACGAATATAGTGGTTACAGCGTTAAATAAAATAATGTTACTAATTATTGTTGTAGCGAGCTTACTTGCCATAGTAATTCTTTACAACTTAACAAATATTAATGTACAAGAAAGAATTAGAGAGCTTTCAACAATTAAGGTTTTAGGTTTCCACGATAAGGAAGTAACCATGTATATATACAGAGAAACAATTTTCTTGACACTTATAGGAATTTTAAGCGGTTATGTTTTGGGAGATATTTTGTTCAGATATATATTAAGAGTAGTGCCGCCAGCAGAAATTATGTTTAACCCAACATTAACATGGATCTCTTTCGCAATTCCATTAGGCATAATAGGGATAGTTACTATCTTCCTAGGAAGATATGTTTTCCGTAAACTAAAACATGTTGATATGCTAGAAGCTCTAAAGTCAGTGGACTAG
- a CDS encoding ABC-F family ATP-binding cassette domain-containing protein → MIEVIDLSLILPSKTLFKDVNLKFTDQNCYGLIGANGAGKSTFLKILSGETESTSGVVKMNPGERLSFLKQDHFAYDDELVQDVVLMGNQELYEVFDEKNKLYMKTDFSEEDGLRAAELENRYAELGGWESESQISILLDGLGLDPSIAYKRMNELENAERVKVLLAQAIFDNPDVLLLDEPTNHLDVEAINWLVEFLIEFENTVIVVSHDRHFLNQVCTHIADIDFGEINLFAGNYDFWYESSQLIQKQMKDSNRKKEEKIKELEEFIARFSANASKSKQATSRKKSLEKIELEDIKPSSRRYPYIAFKPEREIGNDCFVADALTVSDENTGDILIDKQYFRVEREDKVFLLSDNKKASSKLLEVMAGQAAPDSGELNWGLTTKVAYFPTDYNHLFDTDDTILSWLWDYTDSRDEAFVRGFLGRMLFAADELQKPVKVLSGGEKVRLVLSSLMIQDPNVLLLDDPVNHLDMESVQALNDGLINFKGVVVFTSNDHQFIETISNKICHIDKSGQVKMHLMGYEEFLEKHKDIMKNQVYVKDQDE, encoded by the coding sequence ATGATAGAAGTTATCGATTTAAGTTTAATTTTGCCGAGCAAAACTTTGTTCAAAGATGTAAATCTTAAATTTACCGACCAAAATTGCTACGGTTTAATCGGAGCTAATGGTGCTGGTAAATCAACATTTCTAAAAATCTTATCAGGTGAAACTGAATCCACTTCAGGTGTGGTTAAAATGAACCCTGGAGAAAGGTTGTCTTTCTTGAAACAAGACCACTTTGCTTATGATGATGAATTGGTGCAAGATGTTGTCTTGATGGGTAACCAAGAGCTTTATGAAGTTTTTGACGAGAAAAATAAACTCTACATGAAGACTGACTTCTCCGAAGAAGACGGTCTCAGAGCGGCAGAGCTAGAAAATCGCTACGCAGAATTAGGTGGTTGGGAAAGTGAATCTCAAATCTCCATACTGCTAGATGGTTTAGGTTTAGATCCAAGTATTGCCTACAAACGCATGAATGAACTAGAGAATGCTGAACGTGTTAAAGTCTTGCTAGCTCAAGCTATTTTTGATAATCCTGACGTCCTGCTTCTTGACGAGCCTACAAACCACTTGGACGTTGAGGCAATTAATTGGCTAGTAGAATTTTTAATAGAATTTGAAAACACAGTTATAGTCGTTTCACATGATAGGCACTTCCTCAACCAAGTTTGTACTCATATTGCCGATATAGACTTTGGTGAAATTAATCTTTTCGCTGGTAACTATGATTTCTGGTACGAATCCTCTCAACTTATACAAAAACAAATGAAAGATTCTAACCGCAAGAAAGAAGAGAAAATCAAAGAACTGGAAGAATTTATCGCTCGCTTCTCTGCTAACGCTTCCAAATCTAAGCAAGCAACCAGTAGAAAGAAGTCTCTAGAGAAGATTGAACTTGAGGATATTAAACCTTCTTCAAGACGTTACCCATATATTGCATTCAAACCAGAACGAGAAATTGGTAACGACTGCTTCGTAGCGGATGCTTTAACCGTTAGTGACGAAAATACTGGCGATATCCTCATCGATAAACAATACTTCAGAGTAGAGAGAGAAGACAAAGTCTTCCTATTAAGCGATAACAAGAAAGCTAGTTCCAAACTCTTGGAAGTCATGGCAGGCCAAGCTGCTCCTGACTCCGGTGAACTTAATTGGGGACTAACTACAAAAGTTGCGTACTTCCCAACCGACTATAACCATCTTTTCGATACCGATGACACAATCTTAAGCTGGTTATGGGACTACACAGATTCTAGAGATGAAGCTTTCGTCCGTGGTTTCTTGGGCAGAATGCTCTTCGCAGCTGATGAATTACAAAAACCTGTAAAAGTTCTCTCTGGTGGCGAGAAAGTTAGACTGGTACTATCTAGCTTGATGATACAAGATCCTAACGTACTGCTACTTGATGATCCAGTCAACCACTTGGATATGGAGAGCGTCCAGGCGCTTAACGATGGCTTGATTAATTTCAAAGGTGTTGTCGTCTTCACTTCAAATGACCACCAATTCATTGAGACAATTTCTAACAAAATTTGCCACATTGATAAATCTGGTCAAGTTAAGATGCACCTCATGGGTTATGAGGAATTCTTGGAGAAACACAAGGATATCATGAAAAATCAAGTTTACGTTAAGGATCAGGATGAATAG
- the asnA gene encoding aspartate--ammonia ligase: MTKIFIPEGYQPILTIPETQACIEMLKDIFSRNLRQMLNLKRVSAPLFLRSEIALNDDLGGSSKAVEFKIPAIPDTTAEIVQSLAKWKRFALHQYGSEPGEGLVTDMNAIRKDEELDNLHSVYVDQWDWERVISADERNLEFLKEIVEKIHLAIVATSEILRAKFPDLPDYKGQTVYFIDAQDLEDLYPEEDAKTREYLISKEHGVVFLIGIGKELRSGKPHDSRASDYDDWDLNGDLLFYDEKFDRVIEISSMGIRVDSDSLLKQLTLRDELDKVDRPYHKAILEGELPLTIGGGIGQSRLSMLLLGKAHIGEVQSSIWDQETLDYCKARGVELL; encoded by the coding sequence ATGACAAAGATATTCATACCAGAAGGCTACCAACCAATATTGACAATTCCAGAAACCCAAGCATGTATAGAAATGTTGAAGGACATTTTTTCGAGGAATTTACGTCAAATGTTGAACCTAAAGAGAGTTTCAGCGCCGTTGTTTTTGCGTAGTGAAATTGCTCTCAATGATGATCTTGGTGGATCAAGTAAGGCTGTAGAGTTCAAAATTCCGGCAATTCCTGATACAACTGCAGAAATTGTGCAATCATTGGCTAAGTGGAAACGTTTCGCCCTGCACCAATATGGATCAGAACCTGGAGAAGGTTTAGTTACTGATATGAATGCTATTCGTAAAGACGAGGAGTTAGATAATTTGCATTCTGTTTATGTCGACCAGTGGGACTGGGAAAGAGTAATATCAGCTGATGAAAGAAACCTTGAATTTCTCAAAGAAATTGTTGAAAAAATCCATCTTGCTATCGTTGCAACCTCAGAAATTTTGCGCGCCAAATTCCCAGATCTCCCTGATTATAAAGGTCAGACCGTTTATTTCATTGATGCGCAAGATCTAGAAGACCTTTACCCAGAAGAAGATGCGAAGACAAGAGAATATTTAATTAGCAAAGAGCATGGAGTGGTTTTCTTGATTGGTATAGGCAAGGAGTTAAGATCAGGCAAGCCTCACGACTCAAGAGCTAGCGACTATGATGACTGGGACCTTAATGGAGACCTGCTTTTCTATGATGAGAAATTTGATAGAGTAATAGAGATTTCATCTATGGGCATTCGTGTAGATAGTGATAGTTTATTGAAACAGCTAACTTTGCGTGATGAGTTAGATAAAGTAGATAGGCCATATCATAAGGCGATTTTAGAAGGTGAACTACCATTGACTATTGGCGGAGGTATAGGACAATCTAGGTTATCTATGCTTTTGCTGGGAAAAGCACACATCGGTGAAGTTCAGAGTTCGATTTGGGATCAGGAGACTTTGGATTACTGTAAAGCTAGAGGTGTAGAATTGCTCTAA
- a CDS encoding condensation domain-containing protein, translating into MIKIDSNRHYVHRPANKMVSIFRYSGAPDLARFEEAIGLGMSKHELLCTELYREGNEAAYYKKREDSQPVVKINIETYESVDPEEDDVETMLDIAIDWALEENPKVYNIDEGEWMHHGIFSDGNETVWAISSHYLAGDAQSIQFLVRDCIEIYEDLIAAPKDEAIQVEKITPYRPESFDFAAGFKKMSFFQKRHVNSLNSKWKKSTKIFDKVDFEDMNSNFHNVYKLKSLAKRLDRETTSKLLAKVKENDLSLSTIIPASFVVSSQERETMAHTLSTREGDYEGVGVYGGSVTLPQISILSSATDLLETAKSINKELEPALKDEQRIQRSNIIVANLDGNLLDSAYYSAFADWKNVASDLMQKTFSLKSSGEGMQINNIGELPQVKNNSFGELKEAYYIPSILPNFRRALAFNFVDGEMFITNTFYQDEKVELLIFNRAVEALEEFANS; encoded by the coding sequence ATGATTAAAATTGATTCAAACAGACATTACGTACATAGACCAGCAAATAAAATGGTGAGTATCTTCAGATATTCAGGAGCACCTGACCTAGCACGTTTTGAAGAGGCAATTGGACTGGGAATGTCTAAACATGAATTACTATGTACCGAATTGTACAGAGAAGGTAACGAGGCAGCGTATTACAAGAAACGTGAAGATAGTCAGCCTGTGGTAAAAATTAACATAGAAACATATGAGAGTGTTGATCCTGAGGAAGATGATGTCGAAACAATGTTAGACATAGCCATAGATTGGGCTCTTGAAGAGAATCCAAAAGTCTACAATATAGATGAAGGCGAATGGATGCACCATGGAATTTTCAGTGATGGCAATGAGACTGTCTGGGCGATTTCTTCTCATTATCTAGCAGGAGATGCACAGTCGATCCAATTCTTAGTAAGAGACTGCATAGAGATTTATGAAGATTTAATTGCAGCTCCTAAGGATGAAGCAATACAAGTTGAAAAAATAACACCTTATCGTCCAGAGAGTTTTGATTTTGCTGCAGGCTTCAAGAAAATGAGCTTCTTCCAGAAAAGACATGTCAATTCCTTGAATAGTAAATGGAAAAAATCTACTAAGATTTTCGACAAAGTTGACTTCGAAGATATGAATAGTAATTTCCATAATGTATATAAACTAAAGAGCTTAGCAAAAAGATTAGATAGAGAAACTACTAGTAAACTTTTGGCAAAGGTTAAAGAAAATGACCTTAGTCTTAGTACAATTATCCCTGCTAGTTTCGTGGTTTCTAGTCAAGAGAGAGAAACCATGGCACACACTTTATCTACAAGAGAGGGAGATTATGAGGGTGTAGGAGTTTATGGAGGAAGCGTCACTTTGCCACAGATTTCTATCTTAAGTTCAGCGACCGATTTATTGGAAACAGCTAAGTCAATTAACAAAGAATTAGAGCCAGCATTAAAAGATGAACAACGTATTCAACGTTCAAACATTATAGTCGCAAATCTAGATGGTAATTTACTAGATTCAGCTTACTACTCTGCTTTTGCCGATTGGAAGAATGTGGCCTCAGATCTAATGCAAAAAACTTTTAGCCTTAAGAGTTCAGGAGAAGGTATGCAAATTAATAACATTGGAGAATTACCTCAAGTCAAGAACAACTCCTTTGGAGAACTGAAAGAGGCATATTATATTCCAAGCATTTTACCTAACTTTAGGCGAGCACTAGCTTTTAACTTTGTCGATGGTGAAATGTTTATAACAAACACCTTTTACCAAGACGAAAAAGTTGAGCTTTTAATATTCAATAGAGCAGTAGAAGCCCTGGAAGAATTTGCCAATTCTTAA
- a CDS encoding Crp/Fnr family transcriptional regulator, producing the protein MDKISRALSKTVLFSDLNKDQLVDYSSRMNKRTLWKGEILVNEGDRVDGLYVVSDGTLAIQKYSIDGEYVTLNLLEPGDVLGHEFFYGSRNRYTYSVEAVTNVEVIYLPKDVVIRFVEADDQIKKNFVKSISDSLNEQYTRIDILSQRNLRLKITNYLLHLHVKSEESTDYLYGDIQHRSTEATPYVELPVSKEVTAKLLAMPRPSFSRELVRMEKEGLIRVNGKIVWLLDLQALVMMGEDEYEED; encoded by the coding sequence GTGGATAAGATTAGTCGAGCGCTTTCAAAGACAGTTCTTTTTTCGGACCTGAACAAAGATCAGCTAGTCGATTATAGTTCACGCATGAACAAGAGAACTTTGTGGAAAGGCGAAATCCTCGTCAATGAAGGAGATCGTGTAGATGGTCTTTATGTTGTCTCTGATGGAACACTAGCTATTCAAAAGTATTCAATAGATGGTGAATATGTTACCCTAAATCTACTAGAACCTGGCGATGTATTAGGACATGAGTTTTTTTATGGAAGTAGGAATCGCTACACGTATTCTGTAGAAGCTGTTACAAATGTTGAGGTTATTTATCTTCCAAAGGATGTCGTAATTAGATTTGTAGAGGCTGATGATCAGATCAAAAAGAATTTTGTAAAATCAATATCAGATAGCCTAAACGAACAATACACAAGGATTGATATACTTTCACAAAGAAATTTACGCTTAAAAATTACAAACTATCTATTACATCTGCATGTGAAATCAGAAGAGTCAACAGACTATTTGTATGGAGATATCCAACATAGGTCAACAGAGGCTACACCTTATGTTGAATTACCTGTTTCTAAAGAAGTTACAGCCAAGTTGTTAGCTATGCCAAGACCTTCATTCTCTCGTGAATTAGTAAGAATGGAAAAAGAAGGATTAATTCGTGTTAATGGCAAAATTGTTTGGTTGTTAGACTTACAAGCTCTTGTAATGATGGGTGAAGATGAATATGAAGAGGATTGA